The region ACGCCTTAGGAACGGTAACCACCTTTGATCGCTTCATGCAGGGCTATCAACCAGAGCATGACCAAACATCTATGTTTGCAGCCCTATGCCAGGCTATTGAGTCTGATCCGCAAACCTATCGCCAAAGCGCCGAGCAGCTTCAGGCAGAAGCCTCGCAGTTTTCTATTGAAGGATTGATCGATAGCCTCAAGGCAGAGGAAAGCAGCGACGATCGCTTAACTGTATCTACCCTACGAGGTGTCGCAGCTTCAGGGTCATTTAAGTACAGCCGCCTGTTTGCCATTGGTCTCTATCGCCTCTTGGAGTTCATCGATCCAGAATTATTGACC is a window of Candidatus Obscuribacterales bacterium DNA encoding:
- the psb29 gene encoding photosystem II biogenesis protein Psp29; protein product: MNNVRTVSDTKRAFYTLHTRPINSIYRRVVEELMVEMHLLSVNADFRYDAIYALGTVTTFDRFMQGYQPEHDQTSMFAALCQAIESDPQTYRQSAEQLQAEASQFSIEGLIDSLKAEESSDDRLTVSTLRGVAASGSFKYSRLFAIGLYRLLEFIDPELLT